One genomic window of bacterium includes the following:
- a CDS encoding prepilin-type N-terminal cleavage/methylation domain-containing protein: MSNKKFLEGFTLIELLVVVAIIVILAAILFPVFAAAREQARTTSCLNNSGQLAKAFIMYSSDWDERVPSFRFIINASWGGLNTNPSGGNFVYVKNWMVWYCPSDRRKPGTYKYSYMLNGFTQMALPIYNEVIQSRGWEQPQYPEGTPARLAWFIDVAKSVVFVEEALPAEAKGYGASENDWWFICRDYMTARHNGRGTLSFLDGHVVSMQSFIKDPNKDWMSRWSTALWPGTQEFLFAGGYFTWQGPWKNNYNPILGNANHAHCGSE; this comes from the coding sequence GTTATATTAGCAGCTATTCTGTTCCCTGTCTTTGCTGCTGCGCGAGAACAAGCAAGGACTACTTCTTGCCTTAACAACTCCGGACAACTTGCCAAAGCTTTTATAATGTATTCGAGTGATTGGGATGAGCGCGTACCATCCTTTCGGTTTATTATTAACGCTTCGTGGGGCGGTTTGAATACGAATCCTAGTGGTGGTAATTTCGTATATGTGAAAAACTGGATGGTTTGGTACTGCCCTTCTGATAGACGCAAACCAGGCACTTATAAATACAGTTATATGCTGAACGGCTTCACCCAAATGGCGCTTCCCATTTATAATGAGGTTATTCAAAGTCGTGGTTGGGAGCAACCTCAGTACCCAGAGGGAACACCCGCGCGTCTTGCTTGGTTTATAGATGTAGCCAAATCGGTCGTCTTTGTAGAGGAAGCGCTTCCCGCAGAGGCAAAGGGTTATGGGGCATCCGAAAATGACTGGTGGTTTATTTGTCGTGATTACATGACAGCTCGCCATAATGGGCGAGGAACCCTGTCATTTTTAGACGGTCATGTTGTGAGCATGCAGTCCTTCATTAAGGATCCAAACAAAGATTGGATGTCAAGATGGTCCACTGCCCTATGGCCCGGCACCCAAGAGTTTCTTTTCGCAGGAGGCTATTTCACTTGGCAAGGACCGTGGAAGAATAATTATAACCCGATATTGGGTAACGCAAACCATGCCCACTGTGGTTCTGAATAG